The sequence below is a genomic window from Cicer arietinum cultivar CDC Frontier isolate Library 1 chromosome 6, Cicar.CDCFrontier_v2.0, whole genome shotgun sequence.
GATTTGAccattgattttgaaatatcCATAAGAGAACCTGACCACAATTAACCGTTTTAAACTCTATTTTCCTCACCCAAAAATCCAAAATCCACATCAACTCCCCCGCTGCACCAGATTTGATCACGATTAGTTTGGCATTCGGTCGGTAAACAATTCTTGTTCACTCCTAATTGTATTTGCACCAATCATATTGTCCTCcgaagattaaaaaaaaatgtagtatGAACTTATTGAAATTTAGATTCCAATATTCTATCATATAGATTTCAAAACTTCGCCTAGGACTAGTCCCCATTGAGTCCAATGGGTGCCCCCCtgcatttagaaaataaattaagataatATGTAATAGTGAACCATATTAATAGGTAGTAACTATTGTTTGATACAAAACCAACATACCTGGCAAAATACAGCAAATGGCTCTCTAAGAGGTCCATCACATGAAAGCTCACTTGTACTCCCATCAATGAAGGTTCCATCAGCAAAGATCACCTGAGAAGATTGATAtgaaagttattattatctgtTAGGACTTCGGATTGCAAAGTAAATATGAACATCGTATAAGGAccaaaacataataaatttgtGAGCAGACCTCCGATGCATATCCAGCAGTGATACCTGCAACTGGTTTGGTGTATGACCCCACAGGTGAGCTTCTCTGAACAGCCTCGCAGAAAGCGAGGAGACGCTGACGGCTTTCCAACTGTATGGCCTATTGGCattgcaaaataattttacttatcGTCCGAATAATTATCATCAATATATTGAAAGAAACTCCCCAAGTGACTGGTTTTTGCCTACATACACAACAGCTTTTCTACCAAAAACAGAATTTTGCTAGTACTGCTGGTGACTTaacatgaaaattaaaaatcagaTACAAGTTtcatatagaaagaaaaatagcACAGGTTTAGCAAGAAAACCTGAACAGTATCACATCGGCGGACACGAGGGAGTGGCTGCACTTTATATCCTTTAGATGCCAAAACTTCAGCAATCAGGAAGGAACCCTTGTAAAGAATAGGGAAATTCTCACTACCAGATATAAACAAGAAATGCATAATATCTTATAATGAAATGAAGGATCCGGTACCTTGATTGCCTCCCCAACCATTTGAGGTGAAAGAAATAATCCCTGGAAAAAGGCTCTCATGATATCACCGGGAGTTGAACCACAATCCACACCAAGCCCGGGTGCAGAAAGACGCGCTGCAGCTGCTTCAACCAATTTCTTTTTCCCAGCAACATATCCACCACAAGGTGCAATTGTTCCACCAGGATTCTTGATCAAACTGCCAGCCATCAAATCTGCATCCTGCCAGCCAATGTAGAAATGTGATACTGCACATCTTGGAGTAAAGCAATACATAATGTGGCACATTATTGCATACCACCATGGGAGGCTCAATGCTTTCCACAAATTCACCATAACAATTGTCCACCATGACTGAGCACTCAGGATTTTGCATCTGAACAATCAAGGGTAAGTCACAGAGCAAAAAATGAGAACATTTTGTGATGAGAAAAACGATACAAGAGATGCAGAAAAATGATTTGTTGAAGTAAATATCATTTgggtttaaaatttcaacaataatgCTTTAAAATCATCCATCTCTTATATGGCACAATATTCTGGTCTCTGATAATTTTAGGTCACAGCAGGTATAAGTCAGATTTGTGCTAGTAGCATTCCAGTAATTATATTGGTAAAAAATGATATGCAAAACAAGACTGTTGTAGGGAACTAACTATTAGTGGTTtcaattaacaaaaacaaagaagctgatattaagttgattttttatcaTAGAGCATGCCCCAACAATTAAATATAGCTTCTATTGTTATGGTATTTTAGACatgagaaaattaaaaaataattacaaaatatgTGAGCAGTTCATATTTTAACTCACAACTGTTGAAGTGGTTACCAGGAATAATATTAACTTTAAAGCATTAAAGCATAATGTTACAGTTTCAAATAAAAGAGCATAACTATAAATCTTACTTTGATCATTTTTATCGCTCTCCCTATGTCGTTAACACTCAAACTCTTACGCCATGAATAACCACATGACCTCTGTATGAGTGCGCATTTTGTTTCGGGTTTGACAGCATGCATCAGTGCATTCCAGTCAAGTCCACCATCCTCAGCAAGCTGATGGAAAAATGACAGAAGATTCATAAAGAAGACTGATGAATTATATCTGGAAAAAAAGTATTAATTAGCATACCGGAACTTCTCGGTATTTCACCCCAAAATCCTGGAGGGAACCCAAACCACCAGAGTCCCTTTTCCCAATTACTTCCTCTAATGTGTCATAAGGAGCACCAGCAACTGCCAAAAGCTGATAGCTATGTTAGTCTAAAAACCTTATTCCAGTTACAAATTCAACAGAAAAACATTCTATACATAACTTTAAAGCAAACTGCTGGTAAATACGAAAAAACATTGaacataagaagaaaaaaatgtgttACCTCATCTCCCGGCCTAAGGAGGGCAAATAAAGCACATGTGATGGCATGAGTACCTGAGAAGAACTGTTGACACATGAAAATATTACAAGTCTTGTATAGCCAATTTCAATAAGAACTGATATATATCTATACCTATTATATATAAAGAGGATATCAAATTTTTGtgtaacttttttcttttaattttaccctctatttgaagaattttatttacaatgttGCCATTCTTTACTCAATCaaataattgtataaaattttgtaatctatatctatatataaaaggGCAACTAAGTTTTGGTGTAGTCACTAATTTCTTCCAATATAACTCTAcatttaaacaatattatttaCCATTTTGCCATTCTTTACCTAATCAAATACAGTAACTGATTTTTCAAATGTTGACATGAAATTTTGCAATTTCCcttatttttatctataaaatcgGACAGACGGACACTATGCTAGTATAATATAAAGAAGAGAGGGAAAATGAAGAACCTGTGAACGAACAATAGCTGATTCGGCTCCAACAATTTGTGCAAAAGCCTGGTCAAGAGCTGCACGGCCACCAGCTTCATCATGACCATAACCAGTGGAACCACCAAAGTGCTGATAGCAATATAACCAATTATaatcaaaatacataaaataataaaactattcgTTTACAAAGCagtaattattaataaaatatgcaAAATCTTCATATACAGAGAGCATTGTTAAATCTCTTGAGCGACAATACCTGGTtgacataaaaaaatagaaaaatggagataaattttgtattaatcaaatgagaaaaattattacaataatAGATACAATGAACTTTATATACTCAATTAAAACAACTAATTTCTAAGTAACTAACACATAACTAATATAACTAACTAGTAACTAATTTTACAGCTCTAATAATTATCGAAAAGAAAGAACATGCTTATTATTAGATACAATATTAGTCGTCACACTACTAATTAATTAGTCTGAAAAACTAGTGTGACTTAGATAATAATTATTACTCCCTCCATCTCACAAGTAAAAA
It includes:
- the LOC101501197 gene encoding uncharacterized protein, producing the protein MWLLTCALSGYPTHPVRTSIPTVTVRSSSRFSIPLNPFVPEVVEAVDALHSEFRDVDNLVAYNTTRVLKAFHNARLGSHHFGGSTGYGHDEAGGRAALDQAFAQIVGAESAIVRSQFFSGTHAITCALFALLRPGDELLAVAGAPYDTLEEVIGKRDSGGLGSLQDFGVKYREVPLAEDGGLDWNALMHAVKPETKCALIQRSCGYSWRKSLSVNDIGRAIKMIKMQNPECSVMVDNCYGEFVESIEPPMVDADLMAGSLIKNPGGTIAPCGGYVAGKKKLVEAAAARLSAPGLGVDCGSTPGDIMRAFFQGLFLSPQMVGEAIKGSFLIAEVLASKGYKVQPLPRVRRCDTVQAIQLESRQRLLAFCEAVQRSSPVGSYTKPVAGITAGYASEVIFADGTFIDGSTSELSCDGPLREPFAVFCQGGTHWTQWGLVLGEVLKSI